A genomic segment from Micromonospora echinaurantiaca encodes:
- a CDS encoding FtsK/SpoIIIE domain-containing protein — protein sequence MGGLASAYGQAVAAHRTARGHLDAARRALDPADQPIAPADLVARLARLGDALATPTPLPGTPPCVRIGSAATPDGDFPALVPLGAGHHLVLDTDAGDPRVAGLLRAVLLRLLAAAPPGGVRVAVLDPAGRDRPEPGRAGRDRPEPGPDGRDRPGPGPDGRDHAGPGPDGHDAAGADPAWTGFAGPLRPLVDLGVLMPSATGAAEVDALLDTVQRHAGAVDPGRELLVVVAASVGGTAAARLAALTERGPAAAVCVLAAGWPATEPPPGSATQVRLAERYAHVGDPPGVPFSADGSGLAAPVLLDGDPPAAEVAALAKRLSAPGNGVRVAALAERLSAPGNGVEVAALLPERRWTGSAAGGLRTVIGRAGPEPVAAALDRATPHWLVDGSAGRASFLLTVVHGLVARYAPAELQLHLLDVTGRAGFADLVPTAGDPSWLPHARTVGIGPDREYGVAVLRDLRRELRRRVAARKRHGVAAAADQPRIVAVVDGFEALLAGDDTLAREATDLLVELVRAGGPVGMHLVLAGPNPPGALPGRVVAALGRFALRVALPRDAVDDPPAGSALLSAPPGATRAVAGRPATGPVRLPDAQAAAGELVRLRRELWQARPAGSRPPSFFAGDATVRVEEDATFAGLRPGGRRPLALVGRTVDVDGTSALFIMDAAPGRHLAVVGASATGAAVLRAATLSLARQHAPGDARFLLAPLTGATDSAAEDTAATLAAAGHPVVRLDAVGLRAHIAALFPGATSSPPAGPGCGPAGGFAASAPAGRTYLVVFGADAAHQVLATADPETGRTGHDDLRALLRHGPGHGAHLLGWWRGIGPLARDLGDTREPEDLACLVALDVPGDELGTCLGLPDLWSPRPGRALLVDRHDQRTRLIVPFTGRELDREG from the coding sequence CCTGGTGCCGCTCGGCGCCGGCCACCACCTCGTGCTCGACACGGACGCCGGCGATCCCCGGGTCGCCGGGTTGCTGCGTGCCGTGCTGCTGCGGCTGCTCGCCGCCGCCCCGCCCGGCGGCGTCCGGGTCGCCGTCCTCGACCCCGCCGGCCGCGACCGCCCCGAACCCGGCCGCGCCGGCCGCGACCGCCCCGAACCCGGCCCCGACGGCCGCGACCGCCCCGGACCCGGCCCCGACGGCCGCGACCACGCCGGACCCGGCCCCGACGGCCACGATGCCGCCGGGGCCGACCCGGCGTGGACCGGTTTCGCCGGTCCGCTGCGACCGCTGGTCGACCTCGGCGTGTTGATGCCGTCGGCGACCGGCGCGGCCGAGGTCGACGCGCTGCTCGACACCGTGCAACGGCACGCCGGCGCCGTCGACCCGGGCCGGGAGCTGCTGGTCGTCGTCGCCGCGTCGGTCGGCGGCACCGCAGCGGCCCGGCTCGCCGCGCTCACCGAGCGCGGCCCGGCCGCCGCGGTCTGCGTCCTGGCCGCCGGCTGGCCGGCGACCGAGCCGCCGCCGGGCTCCGCCACCCAGGTCCGGCTGGCCGAGCGGTACGCCCACGTCGGCGACCCGCCGGGCGTGCCGTTCAGCGCCGACGGCAGCGGCCTGGCCGCTCCGGTGCTGCTCGACGGCGACCCGCCGGCCGCCGAGGTGGCCGCCCTCGCCAAGCGCCTGAGCGCACCCGGGAACGGGGTAAGGGTGGCCGCCCTTGCCGAGCGCCTGAGCGCACCCGGGAACGGGGTGGAGGTGGCCGCGCTGCTGCCGGAGCGCCGCTGGACCGGCTCGGCGGCCGGCGGCCTGCGTACCGTGATCGGCCGGGCCGGCCCGGAACCCGTCGCCGCCGCCCTCGACCGGGCCACCCCGCACTGGCTGGTCGACGGGTCCGCCGGCCGGGCGTCCTTCCTGCTCACCGTGGTGCACGGGCTGGTTGCCCGCTACGCCCCGGCCGAACTCCAGCTCCACCTGCTCGACGTCACCGGCCGGGCGGGCTTCGCCGACCTGGTACCCACCGCGGGCGATCCGTCCTGGCTGCCGCACGCCCGCACGGTCGGCATCGGGCCCGACCGTGAGTACGGCGTCGCCGTGTTGCGTGACCTGCGCCGCGAACTGCGTCGCCGGGTCGCGGCTCGGAAGCGGCACGGCGTCGCCGCAGCGGCGGACCAGCCCCGGATCGTGGCGGTGGTCGACGGATTCGAGGCGCTGCTCGCCGGGGACGACACGCTGGCTCGCGAGGCGACCGACCTGCTGGTCGAACTGGTCCGCGCCGGCGGCCCGGTCGGGATGCACCTGGTGCTGGCCGGCCCGAACCCGCCCGGGGCGCTTCCCGGCCGGGTCGTGGCGGCCCTCGGGCGGTTCGCGCTGCGCGTAGCGCTGCCGCGCGACGCTGTCGACGATCCGCCGGCCGGCTCGGCCCTGCTCAGCGCACCACCCGGTGCCACGCGCGCCGTCGCCGGCCGGCCCGCGACCGGCCCCGTGCGGTTGCCCGACGCGCAGGCCGCCGCCGGCGAGCTGGTCCGGCTGCGCCGCGAGCTGTGGCAGGCCCGCCCGGCCGGCTCGCGCCCGCCGTCGTTCTTCGCCGGGGACGCAACAGTGCGCGTCGAGGAGGACGCCACGTTCGCCGGGTTGCGGCCCGGTGGTCGGCGTCCGCTGGCCCTGGTCGGCCGGACCGTCGACGTGGACGGCACCTCCGCGCTGTTCATCATGGACGCCGCCCCCGGCCGGCACCTGGCCGTGGTCGGCGCCTCGGCCACCGGCGCGGCGGTGCTGCGGGCGGCCACCCTGAGCCTCGCCCGACAGCATGCCCCGGGCGACGCCCGGTTCCTGCTCGCCCCGCTGACCGGCGCGACCGACTCCGCCGCCGAGGACACCGCCGCGACGCTGGCCGCCGCCGGCCACCCGGTCGTCCGGCTCGATGCCGTCGGCCTGCGCGCCCACATCGCGGCCCTCTTCCCCGGGGCCACCTCAAGCCCGCCCGCAGGACCCGGATGCGGGCCGGCGGGGGGTTTTGCCGCCTCGGCCCCCGCCGGCCGGACCTACCTCGTGGTCTTCGGGGCGGACGCCGCGCACCAGGTGCTGGCGACGGCCGACCCGGAGACCGGCCGGACCGGCCACGACGACCTGCGCGCGCTGCTGCGCCACGGGCCCGGCCACGGCGCGCATCTGCTCGGCTGGTGGCGCGGGATCGGCCCGCTCGCTCGCGACCTCGGCGACACCCGGGAGCCGGAGGACCTCGCCTGCCTGGTCGCGTTGGACGTGCCCGGCGACGAGCTGGGGACGTGTCTCGGCCTGCCCGACCTGTGGTCGCCCCGGCCCGGCCGGGCGCTGCTGGTCGACCGGCACGACCAGCGCACCCGGCTGATCGTGCCGTTCACCGGGCGCGAGCTGGACCGGGAGGGCTGA
- a CDS encoding GntR family transcriptional regulator, translating into MSSASASASATATLPSTAQLRAQHGVSTTVVRQAILVLQTQGWVQGVHGLGVFVADH; encoded by the coding sequence ATGTCGTCGGCGTCGGCGTCGGCGTCGGCGACGGCGACGTTGCCGTCCACCGCACAACTCCGCGCCCAGCACGGCGTCTCCACGACGGTGGTCCGTCAGGCGATCCTCGTCCTGCAGACACAGGGGTGGGTGCAGGGCGTCCACGGCCTCGGCGTCTTCGTCGCAGACCACTGA